The DNA window AGCGGACAGCATTTCCAAGCAGATCGAAAACAGGATTTCTTACAGAAGAGCTGTGAAGATGGCTATGGCAAGTACCATGAGAATGGGTGCTGAAGGAATCAAAGTTCAGATCTCCGGAAGATTGAACGGAGCTGAGATGGCAAGAAGCGAATCTTTCAAAGAAGGAAGAATCCCATTGTCTACTTTCAGAGCTGATATCGATTATCACTGGGCTGAAGCACACACTACTTACGGTAGACTGGGTGTAAAAGTATGGATCATGAAAGGCGAAGTATATGGTAAGAGAGAGCTTTCTCCATTAGTGGGACAGCAGAAGAAAGGAGGCCCTTCAGGAGACAGAAACAGAGGCGGAGACAGAGATAACAGAAGGCCTAGAAAGAATAACAACAATAACAATAATAATTAAAATTTTAGATTAGAAATTTTGAATTTTAAATTACCGTTACTTTTTTAAAATTAAAAAAAATCTAAAATCTAAAATCTAAAATCTAAAATTTAGAAATTATGTTACAACCAAAAAGAACCAAGTTCCGTAGAGTTCATAAGATGAAGATGAAGGGGAATGCCCAGAGAGGTAGTCAACTTGCTTATGGAACTTTCGGGATCAAGGCTACGGAAGGTGCTTGGATTACCGCAAGACAAATTGAAGCTGCGCGTATTGCTGCGACAA is part of the Chryseobacterium camelliae genome and encodes:
- the rpsC gene encoding 30S ribosomal protein S3 translates to MGQKTNPIGNRLGIIRGWDSNWFGGNDYGDRIAEDYKIRRYLEARLSKGGISKIYIERTLKLVTVTITTARPGLIIGKGGQEVDKLKEELKKLTGKDIQINIFEIKRPELDAVLVADSISKQIENRISYRRAVKMAMASTMRMGAEGIKVQISGRLNGAEMARSESFKEGRIPLSTFRADIDYHWAEAHTTYGRLGVKVWIMKGEVYGKRELSPLVGQQKKGGPSGDRNRGGDRDNRRPRKNNNNNNNN